A section of the Ovis canadensis isolate MfBH-ARS-UI-01 breed Bighorn chromosome 1, ARS-UI_OviCan_v2, whole genome shotgun sequence genome encodes:
- the LOC138421490 gene encoding spermine synthase: MAAARHSTLDFKLGAKADGETILKGLQSIFQEQGMTESVHTWQDHGYLATYINKNGSFANLRIYPHGLVLQDLQSYDGDAQGKEADSLLNKVEERMKELSQDSTERVKRLPPIVRGGAIGRYWPTADGRLVEYDIDKVVYDEDSPYQNIKILHSKQFGNILILSGDVNLAESDLAYTRAIMGSGKEDYSGKDVLILGGGDGGILCEIVKLKPKMVTMVEIDQMVIDGCKKYMRKTCGDVLDNLKGDCYQVLIEDCIPVLKRYAKEGREFDYVINDLTAVPISTSPEEDSTWEFLRLILDLSMKVLKQDGKYFTQGNCVNLTEALSLYEEQLGRLYCPVEFSKEIVCVPSYLELWVFYTVWKKAKP; the protein is encoded by the coding sequence ATGGCAGCAGCACGGCACAGCACCCTCGACTTCAAGCTCGGCGCCAAAGCTGATGGTGAGACCATTCTGAAAGGCCTCCAGTCCATTTTCCAGGAGCAGGGGATGACGGAGTCAGTGCACACCTGGCAGGACCATGGCTATTTAGCGACGTACATAAACAAAAATGGCAGCTTTGCCAATTTGAGAATCTACCCGCATGGATTGGTGCTGCAGGATCTTCAGAGCTACGACGGCGATGCACAAGGCAAAGAAGCCGATAGTCTTTTGAACAAagtagaagaaagaatgaaagaattgaGTCAGGACAGTACTGAGCGGGTAAAGCGATTACCACCCATAGTTCGAGGAGGGGCCATTGGCAGATACTGGCCCACTGCTGATGGTCGCCTGGTTGAGTACGACATCGATAAAGTGGTGTATGATGAAGACTCACCTTACCAGAACATTAAAATTTTACACTCAAAGCAATTTGGGAATATTCTCATCCTCAGTGGGGATGTTAATTTGGCGGAAAGTGATTTGGCGTATACCCGGGCCATCATGGGCAGTGGCAAAGAAGATTACAGTGGCAAAGATGTactgattctgggaggtggagatGGGGGCATATTATGTGAAATAGTCAAACTGAAACCAAAGATGGTGACTATGGTAGAGATTGACCAAATGGTGATTGACGGATGTAAGAAATACATGCGAAAAACGTGTGGTGATGTCTTAGACAATCTTAAAGGAGACTGCTATCAGGTTCTAATAGAAGACTGTATTCCAGTACTGAAGAGGTACGCCAAAGAAGGGAGAGAGTTTGATTATGTGATTAATGATTTGACAGCTGTTCCAATCTCCACATCTCCagaagaagattccacatgggaGTTTCTCAGACTGATTCTTGACCTCTCAATGAAAGTATTGAAACAGGATGGGAAATATTTTACACAGGGGAACTGTGTCAATTTGACAGAAGCCCTGTCACTCTACGAAGAACAGCTGGGGCGCCTGTATTGTCCTGTGGAATTCTCAAAGGAGATCGTCTGTGTCCCTTCGTACTTGGAATTGTGGGTGTTTTACACTGTTTGGAAGAAAGCTAAACCTTGA